From the genome of Phlebotomus papatasi isolate M1 chromosome 2, Ppap_2.1, whole genome shotgun sequence:
TATCGGAAATGCATATAAGAATGTGCAACGCAGAAGAGATCATAATTTCGATTAGCTGTAATTTTAAGCGACCACCGTCGTCTTAGCCTTTGTATCCAGCATTTGGAGCAAAATCAGCAAAATTGTAGGAGACTCATTCGCATTTTGTGTATTTCCTACATACATTCAAAATGCGTAAGTGTtaacaagaaaatttaattattgagaaaaaaaagatttttagacagtaggggaaactggggcaccaacaaacacaggatagcaccaaacactaatttttatttctaaactgttTGGACTATCTTGACCATTTCTGCAGTgcacaagcatccctataatgcctaaaaatttctataagtcctgtcctctgaagttgaatatcctattaaaaaattgcagtgtttggtgctaccctgtgtttggtgatgcctcagtttcccctaaattaaTTAACAGATATAATTGATATACTCCATTCTGGccagtaaataattaaaaaaaaaaaaatcataaaactcATTAAATCAAATCGAAAGTATAACTTCTTCATCTTCCCTTTACCAAGagtatattttactattttcgaACAGtaacaatttattatttcagttttttttttaaatactggccaattttaatttttactgactattATTACCAAAATATTGTCCAGTCAGCTGAAGGCCTAATTATTCACATTACAgatgaaatttaagaatttgatAAGAATTGCGCTATCAAAAAAATTTGTCTTTTGGTCTTAAATatcttttaaagatttataaagATATTGTATGTCGAAGCTCATAAAGCCCAGTttggaaattataaaattaaaagaataaagaTCTAGTTTTATAGATATACTAAAACTTATTTACACTTGTTGAAAGAGGAGGAGAGAAGGTGGTAATTAAAGGTCCTGTTTCCATTCTCTAGTGAAACCtaagtaaaagttttaaatttcgtTTGTATTTCTAATAATTAAGCAAGAAGCAATTTTACATAAGTCTCTCTTCTgcattgtagaaaaaaaaattattttagttaaTCCCTTATAACTCTTACGATATGTCGCACTTAtacattttattaattcttcTGATATCTCCCATGCTCAGGTGAGTTCTTTGACCAATTATCGCTTTAGGATCTTTGGGAATAATGGTAGGTCGTCCATTACTTGTGAAAGCGTTCTTTCCATAGTGCAAAACGCTATTGTAGTCATATATTTCCCCAAAGTGTGTCACATTTATGTAAGAATACTTGCGAAAATTCTTTTTTGCCGTTGACTTGATGTTATCCCACTTAATATCTACATAATCATCCCTATCGGCAGCACTCTGCATATGAAAAAATCCAAGAACATGGAGAAATTCATGCATTATCGTACCGATACGAAAGCAACCAGTATCCAATCCACTTGAATGCAAATTGACCATCCTTTTGCCAAGCCCGAAGCCAACTTCAGAAAAACACCCCCCTctcaaattctaaaata
Proteins encoded in this window:
- the LOC129803116 gene encoding zinc metalloproteinase nas-4-like codes for the protein MLGTQLLLFFVCSVVLARKSYTDYNAVPDAEEIAGYYEGDMMLSTRQKIGLRSRNGLRSEKYHWPGAEVPYELSPKLSEHEKTYIRRALNIIQKVSCVKFRKKKDSDISYVYVNNLRGGCFSEVGFGLGKRMVNLHSSGLDTGCFRIGTIMHEFLHVLGFFHMQSAADRDDYVDIKWDNIKSTAKKNFRKYSYINVTHFGEIYDYNSVLHYGKNAFTSNGRPTIIPKDPKAIIGQRTHLSMGDIRRINKMYKCDIS